In Novosphingobium sp. PP1Y, the sequence ACGAAGACAGGCCCCGGCCGTTCAACATGTTGATATACCACACTCATATCAAAGCATCTCGCGGCGGTCACTGCAATTTTGCAGGGACTGCGACTATATCGCTCAAGAAGGCAGCGGGCTTCGGCTGTATACGGGGCCATACCGGCCGCATTTACAAATTCCTGCACCGCGTTCAAATGACAAGGACAATGAATGACTTCACCTGCTTTGGTCGCGCCGATTCGCGTGATTTCAACCTTTGCTTTAGCTAACGCCATGAACCAATTGGTCGAACTGAACCAAGCAAGGACCGGGGAATCAGCCGTCCTTGAATTCGGCCCAACCTCACAACTGTTAGAGAGCATCAGAACTGGGCGTGGTGGGGATGTGGCTATTCTGACTGCGGACGGGATCGAGCAGTTGATCTCGAAAGGGGTGCTACTGCCGGGAAGTCGTACCGATATCGCGCTTTCGTCGGTGGGGGTGGCGGTGAGGGCAGGGGCGCCCTGGCCTCCGATCGATACGGTTGCAGCCTTCGTCGCCACTCTTCTTGCTGCCCGTTCGGTTGCCTATTCTCGGAGCGGAGCGAGCGGCATTTATTTTGCAGAATTGCTTCAGCGTTTAGGGATTTCCAGCGAGATTAATGCTAAAGCGACCATTATCGAGCAGGGATTTACGGCAGAATTGCTGGTGGATGACCGAGCGGATATCGCTATTCAGCAAGTCAGTGAATTGCGGCGCGTCCTAGGTATAGATGTGATCGGCCAGCTGCCGAGAGAAATCGCCTGCGACACCTGTTTTTCTGCCGGGCTATTCCGGGAATCGCGAAATCCCGCCGCCGCGGCGAGCTTTTGTCAAACGCTGGTCTCGTACGCGAGCTGGCCGATCCTATTGAAGTCCGGATTGGAGCCATTCTGATCTGGGCGGCGGTTCGCCATCATCGTACGCCATGGGGCATTAGCATGCCGGAGTGCCGAATGATTTGCGTTCATAGCAGGGGGCCCGGGCAAGGATTGTCCGGGCCGCCCTCAAGGAAAAACGAACGCTTAGAATTTGAAATGTACGCCGGCTGTGAAATACCGGCCCAAGACATCATAGAGCGCCGGGTTAGGCCGTAGACTCATAAACCCTTAGCCACAGCCGCATTGAGGCGAGTTGGACCATGGCAAGGAAGTTTTCGGCCAACTTGTCGTATCGGGTGGCCACCCTGCGGAAGTGTTTCAGCTTGGAGAAGAATCGTTCGATCAGGTTGCGCTCGCGGTAGAGCCATGTGCTGAAATATGGTTTCGACCTTCGGTTTGCCTTAGGCGGGACATTGGCAAACGCTCCCTTCTCGCGGAGTGTCGCCCGGATATGATCTGCATCATATGCTTTGTCGGCCAGCACGCTTGTTCCGGCGGCTACGTGATCGAGCAGGTCATCGGCAGCTTTCCCGTCATGGCTTTGGCCGGCGGTCAGGCTTAGCCTGATCGGGAGGCCTTGCCCATCGACGACCGCGTGGATTTTGGTCGTGAGGCCGCCTCGGGAACGACCGAGACAATGATCTCGATCCCCCTTTTTGCCGTCGCGGCCTGCTGGTGAGCGCGAACGGAGGTGCTGTCGATCATCTGGATGTCGCCATCATGGGCAGCGGTGATGGCGTCCATCATCCGGTCCCAGACGCCCGCCTTTCGCCATCGCACGAAGCGGTTGTAGCAGGTGGTGCGCGGGCCGTAGCGTTCGGGCAGGTCGCGCCACGGCGCACCGGAGCGCAGCACCCAGAAGATGCCGTTCAGCACGCGGCGATCGTCGACGCGCGGCACGCCTCTTGGCTTGTTGGGCAGCAGCGGCTCGATCACGCGCCACTCGAAGTCGGTCAGGTCATATCGGCTCATGCCGATTCTGAATCACATTTGGCGCATTATCGGAAGGACAATCAGCCGTGTTACCGAGCAGCCGTAAAGAGACGGCGCATGAACCACGTCCCTAACACTCCTACCGCGCTTACTGCCCAGATGATTAGAAGTGCAGGAATGGCTTGGGGATCAAATCCCTCCGAGAAACCGTTGAACAGCACGATCAGAGTAGCGCCGAGCGCGGCAGCCGCGAAAATGCCCTGCACAAGCGTGAAAACCACAGCATTATAAGTCTCCACAGCTCCGCTCTCCGACAATCGAACTGACCATGCCTGTGTATCAGGCCACACGAGCGCGATCATCAATTTATGAGTTCACGACCTAGATCTAAACGCAACTCCGTTTTCTACCATAAAACCTAGGTATCTTTCCCACTTTTTATGCTATTTACCCAAACTAC encodes:
- a CDS encoding substrate-binding domain-containing protein is translated as MTSPALVAPIRVISTFALANAMNQLVELNQARTGESAVLEFGPTSQLLESIRTGRGGDVAILTADGIEQLISKGVLLPGSRTDIALSSVGVAVRAGAPWPPIDTVAAFVATLLAARSVAYSRSGASGIYFAELLQRLGISSEINAKATIIEQGFTAELLVDDRADIAIQQVSELRRVLGIDVIGQLPREIACDTCFSAGLFRESRNPAAAASFCQTLVSYASWPILLKSGLEPF
- a CDS encoding IS5 family transposase (programmed frameshift) translates to MSRYDLTDFEWRVIEPLLPNKPRGVPRVDDRRVLNGIFWVLRSGAPWRDLPERYGPRTTCYNRFVRWRKAGVWDRMMDAITAAHDGDIQMIDSTSVRAHQQAATGKKGDRDHCLGRSRGGLTTKIHAVVDGQGLPIRLSLTAGQSHDGKAADDLLDHVAAGTSVLADKAYDADHIRATLREKGAFANVPPKANRRSKPYFSTWLYRERNLIERFFSKLKHFRRVATRYDKLAENFLAMVQLASMRLWLRVYESTA